In the Pseudanabaena sp. PCC 7367 genome, one interval contains:
- a CDS encoding tetratricopeptide repeat protein produces MTVKTAEELFEEGLTRYKAGDELSEIIPIFKTVCDRQPKIASGWTCLSWLYLLDGKATLAYKAAQKAVKLNPEDPQARINIAIAMLETGQKGVRTHIEAAQNWLMILEDLKPEVVENFEDGMRRRPNWANLERVKNWVLDN; encoded by the coding sequence ATGACTGTAAAAACTGCCGAAGAACTATTTGAGGAAGGCTTGACCCGATATAAAGCAGGGGATGAGCTGAGCGAAATAATTCCCATCTTCAAAACCGTGTGCGATCGCCAACCCAAGATCGCCAGTGGCTGGACTTGTCTATCGTGGCTATACCTATTAGATGGCAAAGCAACCCTTGCCTATAAGGCCGCTCAGAAAGCAGTAAAGCTCAACCCAGAAGACCCCCAAGCCAGGATTAATATAGCGATCGCCATGCTCGAAACTGGCCAAAAAGGGGTTCGCACCCACATCGAAGCCGCCCAAAACTGGCTCATGATCCTAGAGGATCTTAAACCAGAAGTTGTTGAGAATTTTGAAGATGGGATGCGTCGCCGCCCCAATTGGGCTAATCTAGAAAGAGTCAAAAACTGGGTTTTGGATAATTAG
- the lpxD gene encoding UDP-3-O-(3-hydroxymyristoyl)glucosamine N-acyltransferase: protein MKFSQLLNQLDVSKSAAKIELGSDPDITGLSTLESAQVEQLAFFENIRFFSQLSQTQAGAVLVPDNAEAIALMQSRQIPFAAVAQPRLLFAQALNIFYQPYQPPAGIDPSASIAANVAIGTDVYIGPNVVVHPNVQIGAGVYLHANVVIYAGVTIGDRTVIHANTVIHERSVIGNDCLIHSGAAIGSEGFGFVPTAQGTWTKMPQAGRTVLADRVEVGCNAAIDRGAIGDTYIGTGTKIDNLVQIGHGCTMGNDCLLAGQAGLAGGVKLGKNVILAGQVGVTNHLQIGDRVIAGAQAGIAQNVPAGSQIQGTPAFSQKVWLKASALFRRWPEIYKMIKQIQRDLEEIKARPK from the coding sequence CGGCTCAGGTAGAGCAGCTCGCTTTCTTTGAAAATATTCGTTTTTTTAGTCAGTTGTCCCAAACCCAGGCGGGAGCAGTTTTGGTTCCTGACAATGCTGAAGCGATCGCCCTGATGCAATCGCGGCAAATTCCGTTCGCAGCAGTAGCTCAACCCAGGTTGCTATTTGCCCAAGCTCTGAATATTTTTTATCAGCCCTATCAACCGCCGGCGGGGATTGATCCATCCGCCTCGATCGCGGCAAATGTGGCGATCGGCACGGATGTTTACATTGGCCCTAATGTGGTAGTTCATCCCAATGTACAAATTGGTGCGGGGGTTTATCTCCATGCCAACGTGGTGATTTATGCGGGGGTAACAATTGGCGATCGCACCGTGATTCATGCCAATACCGTCATCCATGAGCGCAGCGTAATTGGCAATGATTGTTTAATCCACAGCGGCGCGGCGATTGGCTCAGAGGGGTTTGGCTTTGTGCCCACGGCTCAGGGCACCTGGACCAAAATGCCCCAAGCGGGACGCACAGTGCTGGCCGATCGGGTCGAAGTAGGATGCAATGCGGCGATCGATCGTGGTGCGATCGGTGACACCTACATTGGCACTGGCACCAAAATTGATAATCTGGTGCAAATAGGTCATGGCTGCACCATGGGCAATGATTGTTTGTTGGCTGGGCAAGCTGGTTTGGCCGGTGGCGTTAAACTGGGTAAGAATGTAATCCTGGCTGGCCAAGTGGGCGTGACTAATCATTTACAAATTGGCGATCGCGTCATTGCTGGAGCCCAGGCTGGGATCGCCCAGAATGTACCAGCAGGAAGCCAGATTCAGGGCACACCTGCCTTTAGCCAGAAAGTATGGTTAAAAGCTTCTGCCCTCTTTCGGCGCTGGCCAGAAATCTATAAAATGATTAAGCAAATCCAACGGGATCTCGAAGAAATTAAAGCACGACCAAAATGA